The Mobula hypostoma unplaced genomic scaffold, sMobHyp1.1 scaffold_151, whole genome shotgun sequence nucleotide sequence AATTTGTCCTAAATGTTACATCAAACCCAcgtccaccactttcactggcagctagTTGCACACTTTCCCCACTCTTAGAATACAGCCCCCATCAGTTTTCCCTTTAATATTTTACTTTTCATCATGAACCTATGAACGATAGTTTTAGTCTCACTCAAATAGTGACTGAAGCCTGGTTCCATTTACCCCTCATTATTTGTGTGCCTCTATgtaatctccccacattctcctgcGCTCAGAATAAGGGGACAAAATGATCTAACCTATTCAAACATTCCCTAGAAATCAGGTCTTCAAGTTTCGACAAAAACTTTGTAAACGTTCTCTGTATTTGTTCACTCGCAGTGATTTCTTAGTACAGGTAGTTGATTAGAACTCCACACAATAATCCAAACTGTGCCTCACTAACGTACAATGCAACTTCAGAATTACATCCTCAACTAATTAGTCTGATTTATCAATGCCAAACTGCCCAAAACCCGGTTTACGATCCAATCTATCTAGGGTTCCACCCTCAAAGAATAATGGATCTGTACTCACAGActcctttgttccactgcactcctcagtgccatgCTATGTGTGTCCTACGCTGGTCAGTCCTCCCAGTGTGCAACATCCCACACGTCTGCATTAACAACAGAGCCAGCGGTGATAGCTGCACCACGCCATTTGTGTCAAGTCTCCATTCAGAGTAGCAACCATATAACTTCGCTCTCTACCTTCGTCGGTGGTCATGTTGAATCCGGTTTACTACATCCCACTGAAAGAAAGGGACTGAGCCGTTTGGACTAACCTCCATTGTgggctttgtcaaaagccttgttaatgtcCAAGTCAACGAGATCCACTGACACGTCTTCAGCAGATTTTCTGGTAACTCctggaaaaaaaaaagtttgtaAAATTGCTTTGATACGACGgaccactcacaaagccatgctgcgtTTCAACAATATGTCTATCGAAATACCCACCATATATATACTGTCACTTCGAGTACCTTGAAATAATTTACCCATTACTGGCGTCAGAATCATGACCTGTAACTTCCTGACATAATCCGAGCCCTTCCCGAGCAGAAAAGAAATGACAATACTTGATCTCCAGTCACCTGGCCTCTTAACCGAAATTAAGGATCTTTTTATGCCGAGACCTCAAAAATTAATGGGCTTGCCTCCCACAAGATTCGCGTGGACAACTTTAAGGATCTGGAAATTAGCCACCCTAATCAATACAAATTTATCCGTCTATCTGCCTATATatctctctatttctctttctatttatctgtctatctatcaatctgcctgtctatctatctatttgactgtctatctatctgtctacttAGTTCCCCTTCAGGTTTTTTGCTAGAGCAAGATCATGACAGATATTAAACTTATTGATTTCCCTCTTGTGTTCTCTTGAATGTTGTATACTCCTCACGTTTGTCATACAGCCCGGTCTGCCTAACAAAAGTAAATATACCCCTTGAAAAGCAAGGTATTGTAAGAACGGTGGCCTATGGATTTTGTTCTAACAGGAACACAGGAACTCCGTACTCTCAATaccacttctgaaggcctcccacttattcAGCATTCTTTTGAACAGATTTGGCAAATTCTATCCCATCCAGTTCTTTACAGAATAGAAGTCCCAGCCAATATGTTGAAAGTTAAACTCAACTACAAACACAACCTTAACACTTTTGCAACAATCTGACATTTCTGCAAATTTGCTCCGCTCTGCCCCGCCGCTCCTCAGTGTAGTCAGTGACGTGATCATCGCTTTGTTTTAATTCTGCTGTACTCATGCAGACTCATTCGAGGAGCCCTCCAGTCGGTCCTGTCCGAGCTCTGTTGTCACATCTTCCATGACTGGTAATGCTTCCCTTTCCTCTTTAATAACCATCTCACCTTCTTATCGTTTATGAAACAACGGAACCGCGGAACATGGAGCTGcagcgccgcccccccccccccccgtgcaatTGTTACCAATGGCTATAATAGCATAAATCCACGTGCTGATCCATTATctaagatcatctgccttatctAATTTACTCATTGTATTGAATATAGACGCAATTCAGATTATTAATCCCACCATGCCGAAACGTTCAATCATGCCTTTTAATGTAGGCATGATATCTACTTCCCTCACAACTACTTCACTAGATGACCTGTCAAACCAATTTCCATATCACCACAACTTCATTCTCAACGTCTCGGAGTAGTATTAGGAAACCTTTACACGACTAAATTGGTTCCCGTACAGTTGATGTGAAATCGGTCCCCCATTCTGAACGTTCTACCTTCCGTGGTAGAGAGTCCAATCATCCAAATTCTGCATCCTGTCTCCTTCCCCACGTGTTCGTATTTCAAGCGTCAGTGACATGTAGCACGGGTAGCAATCTCGATACCACCAACCTTGTGGTCCGGCCCTTTAACTTATCACCTAACTACCGGACCTCACTGTCATGACGGGGGCGGCCCTGGGAGagaacccaaatgcaagacacagacactgaaggactaggaacaggacaggacttgAGACTAGAGTTAGGGCCGTGACTGGATGAAGACTAGGAGCaaagacaagaacacagactaggACCTCGAACTGGTAACTAGgatcctgggcttggactccgagccggagactggactaggacccagaacctggtttTTGACTCGggtcggactccggaactaggagaggacgtgacgaggcttgggttcgtcGAGGCGTGGaagtgacgaggcttgggttcctcgaggcgaggacatgacgaggcttgggttcctcgaagcgaggacatgacgaggcttggattCGGATCCGaaccggagactggacaaggacccagaacattGGTCCTTGACTCCGACTTGGACTCTGGAATACAGTGAACACAtgatgtggtcttgggagacaggaacacagggccttggtcttggcagaacatgAACAttgaacacagagccttggtcttgggagaacaggaacatggaaaaccgagccgggacccctccttgaaaACAGGACGTAGGACCGGGactcagaatgctgaacacgacaagACGGTTCCCAACGCttggtagcggcaaacagccggacctacctagcgaaggcgtagacacagaaacagttcccaacactaggcagcgacaaacggccggacctactccgcgaaggcgtggacacagagtcagaccaaaacaacgatagacagttccttatcttgctccggcgGTTGAACTTGAACAAGTGCAGGCGAAGGTTGCAGGAATGGCTTCAAGCAAggcgaggcgagacgaggcttcagacactggttgcagggcaGGGCTTCGGGGGGCGGGGGCAGAgtagggattcagacaggggctTTGGACGGGAGCAATCCAGCACCCAAGCCCTGGTCTCCGGAGGTATTTATGTATCTGCCAAAACTAGAACCacgtgcctcaattagagcacttTACAGAAGTGGGGAAAAagagaaaacctggaataagggtcAATGGACTGGATCGTGAACCGGaacgcggacttcacggaccggaccatgacaagacCCTTCTAGGACATTGGTCCGGGACTCTTCTAGGACACAAGACACTGCTTGGAGACAGAACACCGAGACaggactcttcttagacacagggccgggacccttatGGGACACAGGGCCGGGACACTTCTAGGACACAGGGCCGGGACACTTCTAAAAGTCAGGACACAGAGACAAGGCACTTCTTGGAGAGAGAACaccgagccgggactcttcctgaacacaggacacagagccggtgCTCTTCTGGGACGCACGGCCGGGAACCTACTGGGACACAGTGCCGGGACACTTCTAGGACACAGGACAGACAGACAACCTAGAGTCCATGATACTCAGCAGCTCCAATAGTGGTCCAGACTAATCATACTGACTGAGGTCACGTGTTTCTGGTAACGAGCTTCTTGGCGTGGGTCTCTGATACCGAGCTTCCTGGAATGAGTTTCTGATGTCGAGCTTCCTGGAGTAGGTTTCTGACGGGGATTCTAACGGGGAAGGTCCAGCACGGAATCACTTCATCCCAGAGCTATTTATGTTGCCAGACCGAAACAAGAATCAGGTGTCTCAATGACGGCagccaacagaacaagggagaaacaGAATAACCGGAGTACGgaatccacggaccggaccgtgaaccagaatgcagtgttcacggaccagaccgtgacagtgggagggaggaacgggagGGTGTTGTAGAGACGGAGAAACGTGCAGGAGAAGGATGCTAACGTAGCCATCAAATCAATTCTGACAAAGTGGCAGGGCCACATGCGTCTGTTTGATAGCGCGGGTCCACACTTTGGGACGCCTGCACGTATGAGACGCTCTCTTGACGCGGGCTTTCGGGTGCCcgtttttttttttagcttggATGGGTCTGGTTCGTAGCTTCCACACTGTGAATTTCCAGGCTTGTCCCATTACTAACATGATTCAGTACAAGTGTTTCATCGAGCTGTTCCACACGTATGTAGCAGAAGGCGGCGGAGGTGGTCTCGGAGTCGGGGAGTGAGGTAGGAAGTCACAGAGACTGGAAGGCAGGGTGATGCTGGCGAACACTGGTTTGGGAAAGGGAGATCGTGGGTACGTTGTGGGAAGGAGTGGGTTCAAAGAGACGGGGAGGAAGGAAACGGTTGGATATTTCAGACAGACTTTAGGGTGTTGGGGCTGCAATCCTAGAACGCCGTACACGGCAAGGAAAACTCTTTAATCGCTCGGGGTACCTGAGCCTTTTTTTCTAAGTCACACTACCCCACCCTTCTTTATCCCAGTCTCTATGTGAGCCCCCAGTTTCCCTACCTCCCTCCCCGAGTCTTTTCACCTCCCGTCACTCTGTAATTCACAGTCTCTAACTACGCACCAGTATTTAAAACAGACTTTCTCCGCCACCCCCTCCCATCAAAGTCATCTCCTCTGGCCCACTCTCTAAATTAGGTCTCGAACTCTCCGCTCAGTCTCTCCCCCTATCGccaccagtctctctctctctctctctctctctctcccccccaccattccctcaTTAGCTCTTCAATCTATCTCTCCGCAGTCACTTTCTTCCTccactctctccctttctccccctctctcttccaccTTCTCTCTCTGCCCCAGACCGCCTCTTATTCCCACCACACTTTCTCcccgtgtttttttttcctctccttgcAGTTCCGCACCTCCGACTCTGCGCTTCCCCATCTTCTCTTCCAGGACCCTCTCCAGCTTATCGTTCTTACTCACCCGTTTCCTTCCCTGGTTTTCTCTCTCCTCGTCGCTgtcgctctctcgctcgctctcaagtCTGAATCTCCCCCAAGTCCTCCCTGTCCCATTTCACAGTCTGTCTGCTTCCATAGACTCTCTTTCGCCCAGGCTCTCCCTTTCCAGCTCTCTCATCCAGTCTCTTTCTCTCCAGCCTCCCTGCCCAGTTTCTCTCCCCTCTATCTGTCCCAGTCACTctaccccgtctctctctctccttggtcTCCCCTCCCCAGTCTCTCCTTTCACTAGTCTATCTGCCCCCAgtgtctctctccccagtctccctccgccagtctctccctcccctcgCTGTTCTCCTCTAGTCTCTCCCTCTCGGTCTCTCTGCTCCCAGTCTCACTTTCCAAGactttcccctttctctctctcccctactgtCCCCCAGTTTCCCTCCCCCAGACTGTCTCTCCACAAGTCTTTTTCTCtccccgtttctctctccccagtctgtttctctcccccattctctctctcccccagtctctctcttccccagtctctttctCTGCCCCAATCTCTCTCCACGACTCTCTCTatctcccagtctctctctccccgagTCTCGCCGTCTCTCTCcagtctctcttctccctccctcggTTTTTTCTCTCTCATACAATTCTGTTTCTCTCCTCCCAATCTCTCCTTCAGTCGCCACCCCCTCTCTGCCGTTTCTTCTCTCCTACTCTCTTGTCTCCATCGCTCTCTCCTCCGCCTTCTCTCTACTGTCCATCTCTACCGTCCTCTTCTCAGACTCTCGTCCACATGTCTCTCCACATCGCCCAGTCTACACTTAACATACGACTGATCCATCACAGGGCAATACATGACGCCGGCTCGGATTTAACAATACAGAGTAAACAAGCCAAAAAACTTCCAAACGCACACAAcacacagaaatcaataagtgaaaaacagctGAAATATGCTGACATTGAAAGACTGTGGTAAATGAACGGATTGTCCTAGCTGTTGTACATAATTTCCAGTACACTCTGCGCTGGTTTCATCACAACGTCAATAACATTGAACGAGTAGGCCTACTATACAATGTTTATATAAATCTCCGGAAAGCAACATTAATTAACAGCACGATAATTGTCCTAAATTTCCTAACAATTGAGAAATTAATGTATTTATCTATGTCCATACCTTGTTTACCTGTTTTAacggaggaaaaaaaaataaaatgtttgaaTGAACACGATAATGTACTCGAGTAAATGCAGAAGATATTCAACAGTTTAATCGGTTGAAAATGTATTGGAAATCAGGAAATAAGATGGCATTACTTCCTCGAAGCAGATTAGGAATTGGATTTTACCTAGAAATTTGCAAAATTCCGAACAGAATGGACGAGATCTGTAGTGTTAACTATTTCTCCCAAAACGTGTCggttaattcgtcattgtaaattgtccagtgattaagtTGGGAGAtagctgggcagcgtggctcaatgCAGGAAGCCCTAcaccgcgctgtatctcaatgaataaataaataatagatagatagatagatagatagagagatagatagatagatagatagatagatagatagatagatagatagatagcaaGTTTATCTAATGCGAAGGACGAACGCTAGGTTTACTGTAAGTTCGTACAGTCCgttgactttttttttcatttcattccTATGCAGAAGACTAAAGAAATAAACAATTTGCTTTTCTGTCGGTTTGGTCTTGAATGTCCTCAGATCCTGACCCGCTCCATCATTTATCGAAAGGTGAGTGGCTGTGACGAGAGAGGGGATAAAGTAAAAGTGAAAGGTAGGATGAGTTTAAATAACTGGTCGGAAGTGGTGATCGCGGGCTGCGGGTGCCGCAGGATCTGTCGCTGGGCCGTGTCTCTCACAGACTCTACACCAGTTTAATTTTCACCGCTGTCACTGTCTCCGGTGTCTGCCAGTCTTTAGAGTCCAGATGGAATACTGCAAACGCCTTTCCGTAAAACATATAAATTTCGTTTATTAATGAGTGGAATAATTGACGTGAGCCGATTTTTCGCTGCGCTGATGAACTGCTCTCTGAACTTGGACTGAGTTACCCCGTAAGTAAACGTGTTTGTGCAGCAACTTAGTATCAGAAGCATGTCTGCGGATTGTTCGAATTTATATTCCAAATCGGTGTAATTATTCAGATCCAGTCGTCTCATGATGGAATTAAGAATTTGGGCAACTTTTACGGACCACAGGATGATGAAGATTCCGGAGATGGTGAGAAGTAAGAtcacagacctcctcctgctctccatctccgggtcactgcgGTTCTCCGCCTTGCTCTGACCCCTCAGCCCCTTACGGACGCGACTGGTCACTAAAATGTGTCTGACTGTCAGAGCGTTGAGCATCAGTATTAACACGAACGGGAGTAATGGCGTTAGGACGGTAGAAAGCCAGTTATATCCCACCCACCCGGGGTCTGTATAGTACCCCGTCTTTCGTATACAGTCCCAAGGTATATTGTCAATCACTTTCGCAGGATGATATACGAAGAAGTAGGGAATATTTTTTAAACAGAGCAGGACGCCGGTTGCTGACAGAACCACACACGCAGTGTTTTTGCTGCAATACTTCGCTTTCCACCTCTGCCAACAGATGGCGACAAACCGATCAACCGTAaaagtgacggtgaaccagacagaacaTTCAGTGGCTGCCACTCTCAGGACCGAAATCACTCTGCAGACGGGGGTGATGTCCAGGAAAGTCCCGGGGAAGTAATAATAACTGACCCGCCACAATATGACCTCAAATATTATGGTGAGTAGATCCGCCGTtgccatggccaccaggtagcAAGTTGTGCAGAAGGAGAGGCCGCAgtttccccgggacaggatcacagTCGCCACTAAATTCACTGGGGGAACAGCAAAAAGAATGAGTGAATTACTGCCGCGCTGCTCAGGGCCAGGATAAGCCTGAAATTGAGAACATAAAACTTTCTGGACAGCTCATTTCTGGATGACTAAAAGTTTAAAGTGGGAGTCGCAGGTGCCTGACACGATTGCATGCTGGGTGGGTGAAAGGGTACGGTACTCGGCATTGGAAAAGGAGCAGGGATTGGGGAAGAGGCATTGTCAACTGATCTCCGCGGGGCACTAGAGAAATCAATATAAATCTCCCACCATCACGGTTTCGACTGATGTGTAAAGTCTGGATATCGCGGCAGCTTTGCCAGCGTCAATGATTGCCGCGCTCCGTTCTCTATGATTTGACGCTCTCCCTGATCAGCGAAGGTTCGCTCCCTCTGTCTCTGTCCATTTGGGAAGTTCAGTGTTGAAAGTAATTTTATTTCCTCCGTTTGCGTGTCTTTTTCTCGCTTCTTGTATATTCTGCAACTACTCTTCTTCGTGGTCCTTCACCCTATGCCAATGGGTCCTGTCCGAAAGTTTCATGATTCCAATGAAAGTGTTAAAATTTTGCCTGAGCCACTGAATTTTCAGGAATGTTGCAGGTTAGTGCTTAAACCGTACACTTTCCAAAGGGAAGAGACTATAGGCGCTTCAAAACATCCGCCTCTTTTTGGGGTCGCTCCAAATCACTGCGACATTATTCTAAGTGATTCAATGCTTAC carries:
- the LOC134341998 gene encoding probable G-protein coupled receptor 139; protein product: MLETFYRARKIWYMVIAVTGVPVNLVATVILSRGNCGLSFCTTCYLVAMATADLLTIIFEVILWRVSYYYFPGTFLDITPVCRVISVLRVAATECSVWFTVTFTVDRFVAICWQRWKAKYCSKNTACVVLSATGVLLCLKNIPYFFVYHPAKVIDNIPWDCIRKTGYYTDPGWVGYNWLSTVLTPLLPFVLILMLNALTVRHILVTSRVRKGLRGQSKAENRSDPEMESRRRSVILLLTISGIFIILWSVKVAQILNSIMRRLDLNNYTDLEYKFEQSADMLLILSCCTNTFTYGVTQSKFREQFISAAKNRLTSIIPLINKRNLYVLRKGVCSIPSGL